From Marivirga harenae, one genomic window encodes:
- a CDS encoding RNA polymerase sigma factor gives MEINKNRSFSEKALKDFRLIDQAVIAKDQMAYAELMKRYKKPVYHMVLKMVRNVDDAEDLTIEAFSKAFKSLHRFKKDYTFSTWLFRIATNNAIDFIRKKKLRTISIHTSYKDDNGDAVEIDVEDKGNLTPQDLAIKEQRIELMRMFVDKLPAKYQRLVKLRYFQELSYEEIATELEAPLGTIKAQLHRSRELMRELIEGKETRF, from the coding sequence ATGGAAATAAATAAAAATAGAAGTTTTTCAGAAAAGGCACTAAAGGATTTTAGATTGATCGATCAAGCCGTGATTGCCAAAGACCAAATGGCTTATGCTGAGTTGATGAAAAGATATAAAAAGCCTGTTTATCACATGGTTTTAAAGATGGTCCGAAATGTAGATGATGCAGAAGATCTAACTATAGAAGCATTTTCAAAGGCTTTTAAGAGTCTTCACCGATTCAAGAAAGATTATACTTTCAGTACTTGGTTATTCAGGATTGCCACCAATAATGCAATTGATTTTATTCGTAAAAAGAAACTGAGAACGATCAGCATTCATACTTCATACAAAGATGATAATGGTGATGCAGTGGAAATAGATGTAGAGGATAAAGGAAACTTAACACCTCAAGATTTGGCTATAAAAGAACAAAGAATTGAATTAATGCGCATGTTTGTTGATAAACTTCCAGCAAAATATCAGCGCTTGGTCAAACTTCGATATTTTCAAGAATTGTCCTACGAGGAAATTGCAACTGAATTAGAAGCACCATTAGGAACTATTAAAGCTCAATTGCACCGTTCAAGAGAATTAATGCGAGAATTGATTGAAGGTAAAGAAACTCGGTTTTAA
- a CDS encoding CTP synthase → MASRKNTKFIFVTGGVTSSLGKGIIAASLAKLLQSRGFSVTIQKLDPYINVDPGTLNPYEHGECFVTEDGAETDLDLGHYERFLNINTSQENNVTTGRIYYNVITKEREGAYLGKTVQVIPHITDEIKRNIYAVADKNDYDIVITEIGGCVGDIESLPFIEAVRQVKWDVGPNNFLVINLTLIPYLKAAGELKTKPTQHAVKQLLESGIQPDILVCRTEHKLPQEIRKKLALFCNVNINSVIEAMDADSIYDVPLLMRKEKLDERVLAKLKLSHKVEPELTQWKNFLGKLKNPISEINIALVGKYIELPDAYKSITESFIHAGAENETKVNVKWIHSEEINAENVESLLSSVHGVLVAPGFGERGIEGKIATIKYCREEKLPFFGICLGMQCSVVEFARNVLGLKDASSTEIDENTKNPIIDLMLEQQGITQKGGTMRLGSYECELKKNTKAYQAYGKAKINERHRHRYEFNNRYLQDIEAAGMKATGINPKTGLVEIVEIPDHPWFVGTQFHPELKSTVLNPHPLFVRFVKASLEHKILSESN, encoded by the coding sequence ATGGCATCTCGAAAAAATACTAAATTCATCTTTGTTACCGGTGGAGTAACTTCTTCTTTAGGAAAAGGGATTATAGCTGCTTCTCTTGCAAAACTTTTGCAATCAAGGGGTTTCTCAGTTACAATTCAAAAACTTGATCCATACATAAATGTAGATCCCGGAACGCTTAACCCCTATGAGCATGGTGAATGTTTTGTTACTGAAGACGGAGCCGAAACTGATTTGGATCTAGGCCATTATGAAAGATTCCTAAATATAAATACCTCGCAGGAAAATAACGTAACCACGGGAAGAATCTATTATAATGTAATTACTAAAGAAAGAGAGGGTGCTTACTTAGGGAAAACTGTTCAAGTCATACCACATATCACAGATGAAATCAAGCGTAATATCTATGCGGTTGCAGATAAAAATGATTATGATATTGTCATTACCGAGATAGGTGGTTGCGTTGGCGATATTGAATCCTTGCCATTTATAGAGGCCGTAAGACAAGTAAAATGGGATGTTGGTCCCAATAACTTTCTCGTAATCAATCTAACGCTTATCCCTTATCTAAAAGCAGCAGGTGAATTAAAAACAAAGCCGACACAGCATGCAGTAAAACAATTGCTGGAATCTGGTATCCAGCCAGATATTTTGGTATGTCGTACAGAGCATAAATTACCACAGGAGATAAGAAAGAAATTAGCACTTTTCTGTAATGTAAATATCAATTCGGTTATTGAAGCGATGGATGCAGACTCCATTTACGATGTACCGTTGCTAATGCGTAAAGAAAAACTGGACGAAAGAGTATTGGCAAAGCTTAAACTCTCTCATAAAGTGGAACCAGAATTGACACAATGGAAGAACTTTTTGGGGAAACTAAAGAATCCAATTTCTGAAATTAACATTGCTTTAGTAGGGAAATATATCGAATTACCTGACGCCTACAAATCTATAACAGAGTCTTTTATACATGCTGGAGCTGAAAATGAAACCAAGGTAAACGTAAAGTGGATTCATTCTGAAGAAATAAATGCAGAGAATGTAGAAAGCTTGTTAAGTAGTGTACATGGGGTCTTAGTAGCACCGGGATTTGGCGAAAGAGGAATTGAAGGAAAAATTGCTACTATTAAATATTGTCGAGAAGAAAAGCTTCCATTTTTTGGAATTTGTTTAGGGATGCAGTGTTCAGTTGTGGAATTTGCTAGAAACGTACTGGGTTTAAAAGATGCTTCATCAACTGAAATTGATGAAAATACTAAAAATCCGATTATAGATTTAATGCTGGAACAACAAGGGATCACACAAAAAGGAGGAACCATGCGTTTAGGTTCCTACGAGTGTGAGCTAAAAAAGAATACAAAAGCATACCAAGCTTATGGAAAAGCCAAAATTAATGAGCGCCATAGGCATAGATACGAATTTAATAACAGATATTTGCAGGATATTGAAGCTGCGGGTATGAAGGCTACAGGAATCAATCCTAAAACAGGATTAGTTGAAATAGTAGAAATTCCAGATCATCCATGGTTTGTAGGAACTCAATTTCATCCTGAGCTAAAAAGTACCGTTTTGAATCCACATCCATTATTTGTGAGATTTGTTAAAGCTAGTTTAGAACATAAAATATTATCAGAATCGAATTAA
- a CDS encoding two-component regulator propeller domain-containing protein, translating into MKKYFCLGLIILLSFQILNGQNFPIEFRHLDRNMGLDQPFPYSIIQDQDGFIWIGGENGLWKYSGSEFKHYYHNVQDSNSLTYDFVWTLFADSKGNIWAGTYGGGLSKFNPQLDQFTNYVHSNDNDNSISDNKVRGIAEDSHGNIWIGTNNGLNKLDPASGQFKHYGIDEGLADLTVRTIKQSLDKKKLFIATARGVNIFDIENEDFSLIGKESNTKKGLRHPYIYDLLETDDGKLWVATGNGVDVVNLETMRIDQIPNNVKNRNGLSHEVCFSIYENPQKPGKIWFGTMNGINFYDRENQTFHWVNAKQKNEGNIGGNNIYNIFEDNMGGLWSAVNNGGVYYSHPLFNKFQLISFLPKVTDKFLNRYTSFIRHDENELLITTYSGLIVKNEKTKDYNIYKLKNGDPSTDNRLTQITRWKENEYLISVWGNSVYHWDHKNKKLSRFKKYSQDSNLNFNLRIFVDHKKRIWLGNSLKGLFRYNLQKEELKPFPVSDLSLVENSGDEYVKFIFEDQNNRLWVGTAGGLHLYDEKTSTFIKFESSPREGFLSNGNINHISQSNKNGLWISTELGLNFFNFTDSSFTRYFKNDGLPSNVISSTLEDENGDVWIATASGLSKMSSDGKFSNYNQNDGLKEEYFIFGSAFKDPDGTLKFGSSREMVQFNPSQIQYNKVPPKVYFSQLKINNKLINSKVRPDILTKSISHTKSIILKPEDILININFDALNLINGHKNMYALFMEGLDESWRPASTKKSVTFSNLKPGEYILRLKALNDENIWSKEEATLAITVLPFWYKSVWFRTLLSISILLFVGLILRWRFNQIKNRNKILEDLVRNRTEEVRSQKEEIESQNEKLHFRNERIELLLRELNHRIKNNLQLISSILNLHSRSTSNLDAKMALTEGKLRMQSLSLLHQKLYMTEKYTEVDCKEYIKELIDYLSMAFKSNYSDVHFNLDIDEFKLNLDQAVPLGLILNEIVTNSLKHSGEDQLVIDFTAKKHHDRIIINLKDNGTGISKSQFENSNSFGLSIIKSLIDQLDGEITVGCEDGNHFKISFTSK; encoded by the coding sequence ATGAAAAAGTACTTCTGCTTAGGCTTAATTATTCTTCTTTCTTTTCAGATCCTGAATGGACAAAATTTCCCAATTGAATTCAGACATCTTGATAGGAATATGGGCCTGGATCAGCCCTTCCCTTATAGTATCATACAAGATCAAGATGGATTTATTTGGATAGGTGGTGAAAATGGACTTTGGAAATATAGCGGAAGTGAATTCAAACACTATTACCATAATGTCCAAGACTCAAATTCACTTACTTATGATTTTGTTTGGACTCTTTTCGCTGATTCCAAAGGTAATATTTGGGCTGGCACCTATGGCGGTGGACTCTCAAAATTTAACCCGCAACTTGATCAGTTTACAAATTATGTTCATAGTAATGACAATGATAATAGCATAAGTGATAATAAAGTAAGAGGAATAGCCGAAGATAGTCACGGCAACATTTGGATAGGAACTAATAATGGACTTAATAAATTAGATCCTGCCTCAGGACAATTCAAGCATTATGGTATCGATGAAGGACTGGCTGATTTAACGGTAAGGACTATAAAACAATCCTTAGATAAAAAAAAGCTCTTCATAGCCACTGCGCGAGGTGTAAATATTTTTGATATTGAAAATGAAGATTTTTCTTTAATTGGTAAAGAATCAAATACAAAAAAAGGACTCAGGCACCCTTACATTTATGACTTACTTGAAACTGATGATGGAAAGCTATGGGTAGCTACAGGAAATGGTGTGGACGTTGTCAATTTGGAAACCATGAGAATTGACCAGATTCCAAACAATGTAAAAAATCGCAATGGACTAAGTCATGAAGTATGTTTTTCAATTTATGAAAACCCTCAAAAGCCCGGAAAAATTTGGTTCGGCACCATGAATGGAATCAATTTCTATGACCGGGAAAATCAAACATTTCACTGGGTAAATGCTAAGCAGAAGAATGAGGGTAATATCGGAGGAAATAACATTTATAATATTTTTGAAGATAATATGGGGGGACTATGGAGCGCTGTTAATAATGGTGGTGTTTACTATTCACATCCATTATTCAATAAATTTCAGCTCATTTCCTTTTTACCAAAAGTCACTGATAAATTTTTAAATCGCTACACTAGTTTTATAAGGCATGATGAAAACGAACTACTGATTACAACTTATTCCGGTTTAATAGTGAAAAATGAAAAAACAAAAGATTATAATATATATAAATTAAAAAATGGAGATCCATCAACCGACAATAGATTAACCCAAATAACGAGATGGAAGGAAAACGAATACCTTATTTCTGTTTGGGGCAATTCTGTTTACCATTGGGATCACAAAAACAAAAAGTTAAGCCGATTTAAAAAATACAGTCAAGATTCAAACTTAAATTTTAATCTTAGAATTTTTGTCGACCATAAAAAGAGAATTTGGTTAGGCAATAGTTTAAAAGGGCTTTTTAGATACAATTTACAAAAGGAGGAATTAAAGCCATTTCCTGTAAGTGATTTAAGCCTAGTTGAAAATAGCGGAGATGAGTATGTAAAATTCATTTTTGAGGATCAAAATAACAGACTATGGGTAGGGACTGCAGGGGGATTGCATCTATATGATGAGAAAACTAGTACTTTTATCAAATTTGAATCTTCACCCAGGGAAGGTTTTTTAAGTAATGGAAACATTAATCATATCTCACAGAGCAATAAAAATGGACTTTGGATCAGTACAGAACTTGGCCTAAATTTTTTCAATTTTACCGACAGCAGCTTTACTCGCTACTTTAAAAATGACGGCCTACCATCTAATGTAATTAGTAGCACATTGGAAGATGAGAACGGTGATGTATGGATTGCAACTGCCTCTGGTCTGTCAAAAATGAGTTCCGATGGAAAGTTTTCCAATTACAACCAAAATGATGGTTTAAAGGAAGAATACTTCATATTCGGGTCAGCTTTTAAAGATCCTGATGGTACACTAAAGTTTGGATCTTCAAGAGAAATGGTCCAGTTCAATCCTAGTCAAATTCAATACAATAAAGTCCCACCAAAAGTATATTTCAGCCAACTAAAAATCAATAATAAGTTGATAAATTCAAAAGTCAGACCCGATATATTAACTAAATCAATATCGCATACTAAATCAATTATTCTCAAGCCAGAGGATATTCTCATCAACATCAATTTCGATGCATTAAATCTAATAAATGGACATAAAAATATGTATGCTTTATTTATGGAGGGATTAGATGAATCGTGGAGACCGGCATCAACAAAAAAATCTGTAACCTTCAGCAATTTAAAACCAGGTGAGTATATCCTAAGATTAAAAGCCCTCAATGATGAGAATATTTGGAGCAAAGAAGAAGCTACTCTAGCCATTACTGTTTTACCGTTTTGGTACAAGTCCGTATGGTTTAGAACCTTATTAAGCATATCAATTTTATTATTTGTAGGATTGATCCTGCGGTGGCGCTTTAATCAAATCAAAAATAGAAATAAAATATTAGAGGATTTGGTGCGGAATCGAACAGAAGAAGTCCGCTCTCAGAAAGAGGAAATTGAAAGTCAGAATGAAAAACTTCACTTTAGAAATGAACGAATAGAATTACTATTAAGAGAACTCAATCACAGAATAAAAAACAACTTGCAGCTTATTTCTAGTATTTTAAACCTTCACAGTAGAAGTACAAGTAATTTGGATGCAAAAATGGCACTCACAGAAGGCAAGTTAAGGATGCAGTCACTCTCACTCTTACACCAAAAATTGTATATGACAGAAAAATATACTGAGGTAGATTGCAAAGAATATATAAAAGAGCTAATTGACTACTTATCGATGGCTTTTAAAAGCAATTATTCCGATGTTCATTTCAACTTGGATATAGATGAATTCAAATTAAACTTAGATCAAGCAGTTCCATTGGGATTAATCCTTAATGAAATAGTCACGAACTCTTTAAAACATAGTGGGGAAGATCAGTTAGTCATAGATTTTACCGCAAAAAAACATCACGATAGAATAATCATCAATTTGAAAGACAATGGGACAGGTATTTCTAAATCGCAATTTGAGAATAGTAATTCATTTGGCTTAAGTATAATCAAATCATTAATTGACCAATTAGACGGAGAAATTACCGTAGGATGTGAGGATGGAAATCATTTCAAAATTTCATTTACAAGTAAATAA
- the yidC gene encoding membrane protein insertase YidC — protein sequence MDKNQATGLILISILMIAYFWFFADAPQQPENIESNQVEQIDPSQAETTTNQKEEVVEYENDSTLNQALVNQYGAFAQVAKGESNISTFNTETIAIAFDSKGGRIKSVELKDFETFDGQPLVITNQEDEEKELLFNTASGEVNLYDLYFELEGSPQRELTNGDTVKIKFVAKIAPNKSIEQVYSLSGNQYQVGYTLAFNGFTNEILGDQLTLRWNKKMRKFEKDLQQSRTKVTMNYYSEEEGMDGLSERSDDDSEEVAAPVKWFSFKQNFFMEAFITDVPMKRAEFSTDIEDLSAEYVKRGKAKVEIPLAEVTNKAGEFKYYFGPNNYKTLQKVAPDFEENVYLGWFPISLVNKYIIINVFYILEKYISSYGWIIIILVLLIKLALSPLSYKSYVSMAKTKVLKPQLDEIKEKHGGDMQKAQADQMELYRKVGVNPLSGCIPLLLQMPILFAMFYFFPSSIELRQESFLWATDLSTYDSVLSLPFEIPFYGDHVSLFTILMTLSTLLITWSQGQVSSVQGPMKNIQYLMPVIFMFVLNSFPAALSFYYLIANLITFGQQTLIRRMIDEDKILKILEENKKKNVNKKTSKFQQRLQEAMKASEEAKKEKEKGKKKKKK from the coding sequence ATGGACAAAAATCAAGCAACAGGACTTATCCTGATTTCTATTTTAATGATTGCATACTTTTGGTTTTTCGCGGATGCACCGCAGCAGCCAGAAAATATTGAAAGCAATCAAGTAGAACAAATTGACCCAAGTCAAGCGGAAACAACAACTAACCAAAAAGAAGAAGTTGTTGAATATGAAAATGATTCTACATTAAACCAAGCACTTGTCAACCAATATGGGGCATTTGCACAAGTTGCGAAAGGTGAATCTAATATTTCAACTTTTAATACAGAAACTATTGCCATTGCATTTGATTCAAAAGGTGGTAGAATTAAAAGTGTTGAATTAAAAGATTTTGAGACTTTCGATGGGCAACCACTTGTCATTACTAATCAGGAAGATGAGGAAAAGGAATTGTTGTTCAATACAGCTTCTGGAGAGGTCAACCTATATGATCTTTACTTTGAACTGGAAGGATCTCCTCAAAGAGAATTAACCAATGGAGATACGGTCAAAATCAAATTTGTAGCGAAAATTGCTCCAAATAAAAGTATTGAGCAAGTTTATTCCTTATCTGGAAACCAATATCAGGTAGGATACACTTTAGCTTTTAATGGTTTTACCAATGAAATATTGGGAGATCAATTGACTCTTAGGTGGAATAAAAAAATGCGCAAGTTCGAAAAAGACCTTCAGCAAAGCAGAACTAAGGTCACTATGAACTACTATTCTGAAGAAGAAGGTATGGATGGTCTAAGCGAACGTTCTGATGATGACAGCGAGGAAGTAGCTGCCCCTGTAAAGTGGTTTTCCTTTAAGCAAAACTTCTTCATGGAAGCCTTCATCACGGATGTACCAATGAAAAGAGCTGAATTCTCTACAGATATTGAAGATTTATCCGCTGAATACGTTAAAAGAGGAAAAGCCAAAGTGGAAATTCCATTAGCAGAAGTAACCAATAAGGCTGGTGAATTCAAATATTACTTTGGACCGAACAACTATAAAACGCTACAAAAAGTAGCTCCTGACTTTGAGGAAAATGTCTATTTAGGCTGGTTTCCAATTAGTTTAGTCAATAAATACATTATTATCAATGTGTTTTATATTTTAGAAAAATACATCAGCAGTTACGGATGGATTATTATCATACTAGTATTATTGATTAAATTAGCACTCTCCCCTCTTTCTTATAAATCTTATGTTTCGATGGCTAAAACGAAAGTTTTAAAGCCACAACTGGATGAAATTAAGGAAAAGCACGGTGGAGATATGCAGAAGGCTCAGGCCGATCAAATGGAGCTATATCGAAAAGTGGGAGTTAACCCTCTATCTGGATGTATTCCCTTATTGCTCCAAATGCCTATACTATTTGCCATGTTCTATTTCTTCCCTAGTTCGATTGAGCTAAGACAGGAATCTTTCTTATGGGCAACCGATTTATCGACTTACGATAGTGTTTTGAGCCTACCATTTGAAATCCCATTTTATGGTGACCACGTTAGTTTGTTCACTATTTTAATGACCTTATCTACCCTTTTAATTACTTGGTCACAAGGACAGGTTAGTTCGGTACAAGGACCGATGAAAAACATACAGTATTTAATGCCTGTAATTTTCATGTTCGTATTGAACAGCTTCCCGGCTGCTCTAAGTTTCTACTATTTAATTGCCAACCTTATCACATTTGGACAGCAAACTTTAATCAGAAGAATGATTGATGAGGATAAAATCCTAAAAATACTAGAAGAGAATAAGAAGAAAAACGTAAATAAAAAGACTTCCAAGTTTCAGCAACGATTACAAGAAGCAATGAAGGCAAGTGAAGAAGCCAAAAAAGAGAAAGAGAAAGGCAAAAAGAAAAAGAAAAAATAA
- a CDS encoding response regulator transcription factor, with amino-acid sequence MDGYRNILIIEDELLIAQDLSFLLEDLGFRCVGIAKNYERAMFLFNTNTVHLVLCDINIEGDKDGIETAYELNKIRKIPIIYLSAYSDHELISRTSDESTFGYLVKPYNERNLDVAIKLALNKFYQNETVLVNDDFLSNFTSREVEIIKLLAAGKTSSDIAEILFISPQTVSKHRSNILKKSGCKSSSELIHQYYR; translated from the coding sequence ATGGATGGATATAGAAACATTTTGATAATAGAAGATGAATTATTGATAGCGCAGGATCTATCTTTCTTGTTAGAAGATTTAGGATTTAGATGTGTAGGAATAGCCAAAAACTATGAAAGAGCCATGTTTTTATTCAATACCAATACTGTACATTTAGTACTCTGCGATATAAATATTGAAGGTGATAAGGACGGTATCGAGACGGCATATGAACTTAATAAAATAAGAAAGATCCCCATAATTTATCTTTCTGCCTATTCCGATCATGAATTAATTTCTAGAACCTCCGATGAATCTACTTTTGGATATTTAGTCAAACCATATAATGAAAGAAATTTAGATGTAGCCATTAAATTAGCCTTGAATAAATTTTATCAAAATGAAACCGTCCTTGTTAATGACGATTTCTTATCAAATTTCACCTCAAGAGAAGTAGAGATCATCAAATTATTGGCCGCAGGAAAAACCAGTTCTGATATAGCTGAAATCCTATTTATCAGTCCGCAAACGGTATCTAAGCACAGAAGCAACATCCTAAAAAAGTCTGGCTGTAAAAGTTCTAGCGAATTAATCCACCAGTATTATAGGTAA
- the rsmG gene encoding 16S rRNA (guanine(527)-N(7))-methyltransferase RsmG encodes MDSSSIVEKYFPTLTTQQKAQFQDLGTLYAEWNEKINVISRKDIDNIYEKHILHALSIAKFQDLSGKKILDVGTGGGFPGIPLAILFPDAHFTLVDSIGKKIKVVQAISDALGLENVEAYHQRAEKTKGKFDFVVSRAVTRMKSFVNWVNQKIQSDNPNDNCGIIALKGGDLEDEMAEIKRMYQEVAISDYFSEPFYTTKKIVFIPF; translated from the coding sequence ATGGATAGCAGCTCAATTGTTGAAAAGTACTTCCCTACTCTTACAACTCAGCAAAAGGCCCAATTTCAAGACTTGGGAACGCTATATGCTGAGTGGAATGAGAAAATCAATGTAATTTCTAGAAAAGACATTGATAACATTTACGAAAAGCATATTTTACATGCCTTATCAATCGCCAAATTTCAAGATTTGTCTGGTAAGAAAATCCTAGATGTAGGAACTGGAGGTGGTTTTCCTGGCATTCCATTGGCAATTTTGTTTCCAGATGCCCATTTCACTTTGGTCGATTCCATTGGAAAAAAAATTAAGGTGGTGCAGGCAATTTCTGATGCTCTCGGTTTAGAAAATGTTGAAGCCTATCATCAAAGAGCGGAAAAGACCAAAGGTAAATTTGATTTTGTGGTTAGCAGAGCCGTAACCAGAATGAAATCTTTCGTAAACTGGGTAAATCAAAAAATCCAGTCAGATAATCCCAACGATAATTGTGGAATAATTGCATTAAAAGGTGGAGATCTGGAAGATGAAATGGCGGAAATCAAAAGAATGTATCAAGAAGTTGCAATCTCAGACTACTTCTCTGAGCCTTTTTATACCACTAAAAAAATTGTATTTATACCTTTCTAA